The following are encoded in a window of Shewanella psychrotolerans genomic DNA:
- the parE gene encoding DNA topoisomerase IV subunit B: MTNQYTSDSIEVLNGLDPVKRRPGMYTDTSRPNHLGQEVIDNSVDEALAGHATKIDVILHKDNSLEVIDDGRGMPVDIHPEEGISGVELILTKLHAGGKFSNDNYQFSGGLHGVGISVVNALSNRVEITVRRNGQVYDMAFEHGDKVEDLVVTGTCGRRNTGTRVHFWPTASYFDSPNFSIPKLIYLLRAKAVLCPGLRIKFSNKQSGETEEWFYESGLTDYLQASVNGAEMLPKEPFIGTMQGNTEAVDWAITWLPDGGDYLNESYVNLIPTPLGGTHVNGFRQGLLEAMREFCEFRNLIPRGIKLSPEDIWDRCSFILSIKMQDPQFAGQTKEKLSSRQSAAFVSGIVRDAFSLWLNTNTEQAEALAELCINNAQKRLKAAKKVARKKVTSGPALPGKLTDCSGQDPMRGELFLVEGDSAGGSAKQARDREFQAIMPLRGKILNTWEVEASQVLASQEVHDISVAIGCDPDSSDISELRYGKICILADADSDGLHIATLLCALFVQHYRILVEKGHIYVAMPPLFRIDIGKEVFYALDEDEKQGILDRISAEKKKGKVQVTRFKGLGEMNPLQLRETTMDPNTRRLVQLTIEDGDDTMALMDMLLAKKRSGDRKTWLETKGDLALLID; the protein is encoded by the coding sequence TGATGAGGCGTTGGCAGGCCATGCGACCAAGATTGATGTCATCCTTCACAAGGATAACTCTTTAGAAGTTATCGATGATGGTCGTGGTATGCCTGTCGATATTCATCCTGAAGAGGGGATTTCTGGGGTCGAGCTCATCTTAACCAAGCTACATGCCGGTGGTAAGTTTTCGAATGACAACTATCAGTTTTCTGGCGGCTTGCATGGTGTCGGGATCTCAGTGGTGAACGCGTTGTCTAATCGCGTAGAGATCACGGTTAGGCGTAATGGCCAAGTCTACGACATGGCATTTGAGCACGGTGATAAAGTTGAAGACTTAGTCGTCACGGGCACCTGCGGTCGACGTAATACAGGCACCAGAGTGCATTTTTGGCCAACGGCCAGCTATTTTGATTCACCTAACTTTTCGATTCCCAAATTAATCTATTTGCTACGCGCCAAAGCGGTATTGTGTCCAGGGCTGCGGATTAAGTTTTCGAATAAACAGTCTGGTGAAACCGAAGAGTGGTTTTATGAAAGTGGCTTGACTGACTATTTACAAGCGTCGGTTAATGGTGCTGAGATGCTACCTAAAGAGCCTTTTATTGGCACGATGCAAGGTAACACCGAAGCCGTTGATTGGGCTATCACTTGGTTACCCGACGGTGGTGACTATCTTAACGAGAGTTATGTTAACCTCATTCCAACGCCCCTTGGCGGGACTCATGTCAATGGTTTCCGACAAGGCTTGCTAGAGGCCATGCGCGAGTTCTGTGAATTTCGCAATTTAATTCCTCGGGGTATTAAGTTGTCACCTGAGGATATTTGGGATCGCTGTAGTTTCATTTTATCGATTAAGATGCAAGATCCGCAGTTTGCAGGGCAAACTAAAGAGAAACTATCCAGTCGCCAAAGTGCTGCATTTGTATCGGGTATCGTCCGTGACGCCTTTAGTCTATGGCTTAATACCAATACAGAGCAGGCTGAGGCTTTGGCTGAACTGTGTATTAATAATGCCCAAAAGCGTTTAAAAGCGGCGAAGAAGGTCGCACGGAAAAAGGTAACCTCTGGGCCTGCGCTGCCAGGCAAATTGACCGATTGTAGTGGTCAAGATCCGATGCGAGGCGAACTATTTTTGGTCGAGGGTGATTCAGCTGGTGGTAGCGCGAAACAGGCTCGAGACCGCGAGTTTCAGGCAATCATGCCACTGAGAGGAAAAATTCTTAATACTTGGGAAGTTGAGGCTTCTCAGGTACTCGCCTCGCAAGAGGTACATGACATTTCGGTTGCCATTGGCTGCGATCCTGACAGCAGCGATATATCAGAGTTACGCTACGGTAAAATTTGTATTCTAGCGGATGCCGATTCCGATGGACTGCATATTGCGACCCTGCTTTGCGCTTTATTTGTGCAGCATTACAGAATATTAGTGGAAAAAGGCCATATTTATGTGGCGATGCCGCCACTGTTTCGAATCGACATTGGTAAAGAGGTTTTTTACGCGCTAGATGAAGACGAGAAGCAGGGGATTTTGGACCGTATTAGTGCGGAGAAAAAGAAAGGCAAAGTTCAAGTAACTCGCTTTAAAGGTTTGGGTGAGATGAATCCATTGCAGTTACGTGAAACCACAATGGATCCTAATACTCGTCGTTTAGTGCAGTTAACGATTGAAGATGGTGATGATACTATGGCGCTGATGGATATGTTATTGGCCAAAAAGCGTTCAGGAGACCGAAAAACTTGGTTAGAGACCAAAGGTGATTTGGCCCTTTTAATCGACTAA
- the parC gene encoding DNA topoisomerase IV subunit A, whose protein sequence is MSDAIDLSLDGVEQMPLRRFTEEAYLNYSMYVIMDRALPHIGDGLKPVQRRIIYAMSELGLSAQSKHKKSARTVGDVLGKYHPHGDSACYEAMVLMAQPFSYRYPLVDGQGNWGAPDDPKSFAAMRYTEARLSKFSEVLLTELGQGTVDWGVNFDGTMKEPLVLPARLPHILLNGITGIAVGMATDVPPHNARELVSACIELLDNPKTELERIMELVPGPDYPTEAEIITPKADIAKIYSTGRGSIKARAVYTIEAGEIVITALPHQASSGKILEQIAAQMQAKKLPMVADLRDESDHESPVRMVVVPRSNRVDCDQLMAHLFATTDLEKNFRVNLNVLGLNGRPQVKGLKQLLTEWLEFRLTTVRRRLEHRLDKVLARLHILDALMIAFLNIDEVIEIIRYHDEPKAELMSRFSLTDEQANAILDLKLRHLAKLEEFKIKSEQSELEAERDKLELLLSSERRMKTLIKKELTQDAENYGDDRRSPLVERSESKALTEQELMPAEAVTVVLSEKGWARCAKGHDIDPTTLSYKAGDGFLCAASGRSNHPTVFIGSTGRAFATDTHTLPSARSQGEPLTTRFQLSAGETIEHALIGEDGHCYLLASDAGYGFIGDYKDMVSRNKAGKALLSLPANAKVLPPKRVDKSRNESILAITNEGRMLLFSVDALPQLSKGKGNKVIGIPSERAKSREELLTHLHVVPEDTPVTLWAGKRKLTLKASDLEHYRGERGRRGAKLPRGLQRVDKVELGDDEPVL, encoded by the coding sequence ATGAGTGATGCGATAGATTTAAGCCTCGATGGCGTCGAGCAAATGCCACTGAGACGTTTCACTGAGGAAGCTTATCTTAATTACTCAATGTACGTTATTATGGACCGTGCGTTGCCTCACATCGGTGATGGTTTAAAGCCTGTTCAACGTCGAATTATTTATGCAATGAGCGAGCTTGGGCTTTCTGCACAATCGAAACACAAGAAGTCAGCTCGTACTGTGGGTGACGTTTTGGGTAAGTACCATCCCCATGGTGATAGTGCCTGTTATGAAGCTATGGTGCTGATGGCGCAGCCTTTCTCTTATCGCTACCCATTAGTCGATGGTCAAGGTAACTGGGGGGCGCCCGATGATCCTAAGTCATTCGCGGCAATGCGTTATACCGAAGCCCGTTTATCTAAGTTTTCAGAGGTTTTATTAACCGAGCTGGGTCAGGGAACCGTCGATTGGGGCGTTAACTTTGACGGCACCATGAAAGAACCTTTGGTGTTGCCTGCACGTTTGCCTCATATTTTACTCAATGGTATTACAGGTATTGCGGTGGGCATGGCTACAGATGTGCCGCCTCACAATGCCCGAGAGTTGGTTAGTGCCTGCATCGAGCTGTTAGACAACCCAAAGACTGAACTTGAACGCATAATGGAGTTGGTGCCGGGGCCAGATTACCCTACTGAAGCCGAAATTATTACACCTAAGGCTGATATCGCTAAGATATACAGTACGGGTCGAGGCTCTATTAAAGCGCGCGCCGTTTACACTATAGAAGCTGGAGAAATCGTGATTACCGCATTGCCTCATCAGGCAAGTAGCGGCAAGATTTTAGAACAGATAGCGGCGCAGATGCAGGCGAAGAAGCTGCCTATGGTTGCCGATCTTCGTGACGAGTCCGATCATGAAAGTCCAGTTCGTATGGTCGTGGTGCCGCGTTCAAATCGGGTTGATTGCGATCAATTGATGGCCCATCTATTTGCTACCACAGATCTGGAAAAGAATTTCCGCGTCAACCTCAACGTGCTAGGGCTCAATGGTCGTCCACAGGTTAAAGGTCTTAAGCAGCTACTTACCGAATGGCTCGAATTTAGGTTAACTACGGTAAGGCGTCGTTTAGAACATCGACTCGATAAGGTATTAGCGAGATTACATATTCTTGATGCCTTGATGATCGCTTTTCTCAATATTGATGAAGTGATTGAGATCATTCGTTACCACGATGAGCCTAAAGCGGAGTTGATGTCGCGGTTTAGTCTGACCGATGAGCAAGCTAATGCGATCCTTGACCTAAAACTACGTCACTTGGCCAAGCTTGAAGAGTTTAAAATCAAGAGTGAACAAAGTGAACTAGAAGCTGAGCGTGACAAATTGGAGTTACTCCTCAGTTCAGAACGCCGTATGAAAACTTTGATCAAAAAAGAGTTAACTCAAGACGCTGAAAACTATGGTGATGATAGACGTTCGCCACTGGTCGAGCGCAGCGAATCTAAGGCGTTGACCGAACAAGAGCTGATGCCTGCTGAAGCGGTTACAGTCGTATTATCTGAAAAAGGTTGGGCACGCTGCGCGAAAGGGCACGATATCGATCCGACAACCTTATCTTATAAGGCGGGTGATGGTTTCCTTTGTGCTGCGTCAGGGCGAAGTAATCATCCGACCGTCTTTATTGGCAGTACAGGACGTGCATTTGCAACAGATACGCACACCTTGCCATCAGCGCGTAGTCAAGGTGAGCCATTAACTACTCGGTTCCAGCTCTCTGCGGGTGAAACCATCGAGCACGCCTTGATCGGTGAAGATGGCCATTGCTATTTGCTTGCCTCAGATGCGGGCTATGGCTTTATTGGTGATTACAAAGATATGGTATCGCGTAATAAGGCGGGTAAAGCGCTATTGAGTTTGCCTGCAAACGCCAAGGTGTTACCACCTAAGCGAGTAGATAAATCTCGTAATGAATCGATTCTGGCTATAACCAACGAAGGTCGGATGTTACTGTTTTCTGTTGATGCGCTTCCGCAGTTATCCAAAGGCAAGGGCAACAAGGTGATAGGCATCCCGAGTGAGCGCGCTAAGAGTCGTGAAGAACTATTGACTCACCTACATGTGGTGCCAGAGGATACCCCTGTCACGTTATGGGCGGGTAAGCGTAAACTCACCTTAAAGGCGAGTGATCTTGAACATTATCGCGGTGAACGTGGTCGTCGAGGTGCTAAATTACCAAGAGGCTTACAGCGTGTCGATAAAGTTGAATTAGGCGATGATGAGCCTGTTTTATAG
- a CDS encoding PQQ-dependent sugar dehydrogenase codes for MSCRFSLALITLVASIISVAAKAESQPIMITVTKGFGLSLYASDLGDAKQMALGDKGTLFVGTHKSGEIQALVDSNADGRVDKRYVVAKGLEYPEALAFHNGDLYVAEEERIIRYVDIENRLRRPGRGKEVYDRLPGKPNKSHRAMHFGPDGRLYVAIGAPCNVCEPQAPFGSIIAIDIDTGSSEQIATGVRHVTGFDWSPVDDKLWFADLGRNWMGDRLPPDEINRVDSVGAHYGFPYIHATTVLEPAYEKPKSLKAIPPVFELPAHVAPMGLAFYRGMQFPDKYHDQMFVAENGSWNRSSKIGYQVTMLTIEDNEITNRQTVVSFLDGEFPVARPYGLLNSPDGAMYISDDLKGNVYRLFYKGNTAEESEASEQQDQN; via the coding sequence ATGAGTTGTAGGTTTTCTTTAGCCCTAATAACCTTGGTTGCATCGATTATTTCAGTCGCAGCAAAAGCTGAGAGTCAGCCCATTATGATCACAGTAACTAAAGGGTTTGGCTTATCTTTGTATGCGTCTGATTTAGGGGACGCGAAGCAGATGGCGCTCGGAGATAAAGGCACACTATTTGTCGGTACTCATAAATCGGGCGAGATCCAAGCTTTAGTTGATAGCAATGCTGATGGTCGGGTTGATAAACGCTATGTCGTCGCTAAGGGACTTGAATATCCAGAAGCATTAGCGTTCCACAACGGTGATCTTTATGTTGCCGAAGAGGAACGTATTATTCGTTACGTCGATATTGAAAATCGTTTACGTCGGCCAGGGCGCGGTAAAGAGGTCTACGATCGCTTGCCTGGTAAGCCCAACAAGAGTCACCGAGCGATGCATTTTGGACCTGATGGTCGTCTCTATGTCGCTATCGGTGCGCCATGCAATGTCTGTGAGCCTCAAGCGCCGTTTGGCAGTATTATTGCTATTGATATCGACACGGGGAGTAGTGAGCAAATCGCCACTGGAGTTCGTCACGTCACTGGATTTGATTGGTCTCCAGTAGATGATAAATTGTGGTTTGCCGACTTAGGACGCAACTGGATGGGTGATAGGCTGCCACCCGATGAGATAAATCGAGTTGATAGCGTGGGCGCGCATTATGGTTTTCCTTATATTCACGCCACTACCGTGCTTGAGCCAGCCTATGAAAAGCCTAAAAGCTTAAAGGCGATCCCGCCTGTTTTTGAACTACCCGCCCATGTTGCACCTATGGGGTTAGCATTTTATCGAGGCATGCAATTTCCTGACAAATACCATGATCAGATGTTTGTTGCCGAGAATGGTTCATGGAACCGCTCGAGTAAAATTGGCTACCAAGTGACGATGTTGACCATTGAAGATAATGAGATCACTAATCGTCAAACCGTAGTCAGTTTTCTTGATGGTGAATTTCCGGTGGCAAGACCTTACGGTTTGTTAAACTCCCCTGATGGTGCAATGTATATTTCTGATGATTTGAAAGGCAATGTTTATCGCTTATTTTATAAGGGGAACACTGCCGAAGAGAGTGAAGCGAGTGAACAACAGGATCAAAACTAA